The Pantoea vagans genome includes a window with the following:
- the hemG gene encoding menaquinone-dependent protoporphyrinogen IX dehydrogenase, giving the protein MKALILYSSRDGQTREIAARMAQALAPQQLCDVIDLLEAEKVEWSQYDRVLIGASIRYGHFHPALIKFVSQHKAELQQRVSGFFSVNLTARKAEKCTPVTNAYTRKFLEQSPWQPDCCAVFAGALRYPRYRWFDRIMIQLIMRMTGGETDTSKEVEYTDWDKVAVFAQDFAQLPGKSL; this is encoded by the coding sequence ATGAAAGCATTAATTCTTTATTCCAGTCGCGATGGGCAAACCCGTGAGATCGCGGCACGTATGGCGCAGGCGTTAGCGCCACAGCAGCTGTGTGATGTGATTGACCTGCTTGAGGCTGAGAAGGTGGAGTGGTCACAGTATGATCGTGTGTTGATTGGCGCATCCATTCGTTACGGTCATTTCCATCCTGCATTGATTAAGTTTGTCTCGCAGCACAAGGCCGAGTTGCAGCAGCGTGTTAGCGGCTTCTTTAGCGTCAACCTGACGGCGCGTAAGGCAGAGAAGTGCACGCCTGTGACCAATGCGTATACTCGTAAGTTTCTGGAACAGTCACCGTGGCAGCCCGATTGCTGTGCTGTGTTTGCTGGCGCTCTGCGTTATCCACGTTATCGCTGGTTTGATCGCATCATGATTCAACTGATCATGCGTATGACTGGAGGTGAGACGGACACATCTAAAGAAGTGGAGTACACCGATTGGGATAAAGTCGCAGTTTTTGCCCAGGATTTTGCACAGTTACCAGGCAAATCGTTGTGA